Genomic segment of Salvelinus sp. IW2-2015 unplaced genomic scaffold, ASM291031v2 Un_scaffold3917, whole genome shotgun sequence:
GGCTCACTGGGGGGGTTATAGCCAAGGGGCTTGCCCAGGATCTGGCCCAGGGGACTGCCCAGCATGTCCAGCACTGAGACCATAACAGAATTTTAGTCAGCTCYTACAACTAGCAGCATCAGAGGCTGAAGCTGAGATAAGGCTATATTCAACCAGCACTAACACTTTCCTACCTGTTAATCAATTTCACCAAATTGGTCAGAGTCCACAGCTCCCAKATTAGAGCATAAAAACCAGCAGATACTTACATTAATCTGATATACCCACACTGTTGTCAGGCCCACACTGTCAATAACAGGAAAATATTCTGGGAGCCCATTTGTATCTACGAGTTACAAAATGGCTGCTTTCGAGTGATCAATGGTGACTGATAAACCATCAGGCCTTAGCATAGTGGCCGTCTGTCCATTCCAGATTAGAATTCTGCCACACTGCCAGTTTCTTAGACTATGACTAGACACTCATTAGCCAAGCACAGCCATTTTAAAATTCATGACTAAATAGTTTCCATTGAACTCCTGGTACCAAGATGTTGAAAGGATASAGAACGCACCAtaaggcaaaaaccagagaacaAKGTTAAAACACCATCACATCTTGTTATAGTTGCTATGCAACCTTCCATAATGAAACTATAGGTCTAACTCACAACTAGTACGGTTACCATCCTACAGCATTAGAACTTCATTGGTTGTAAGGAGCTAGGCAAGCCCCGATCATTGGGCTGATCTGACAATGCAGACTGGATCAGCTGACAACCACACAAATKACTTACTGTGGGTCTAGCTGTCCCAGTGGGCTGAACATGAGGCACCAAGGGAATYTGACTCTACTGGCCCACTTTAGAAGCCCCATTCAGGGCAGTGCTGTTAACAAGTTTGTGTCTGGGATGGTATGGATATGTTGTGACACAATctcatcacaagaactgggtcagTACAAAGTGAGATGGGAAGCGACACTGGAGGCAGGGTAATGTCATTAAGCTAAAACATGGAATGAGATATTCCACAAAACAAATAATTACGTACAAGGTGCTTGAGGGAGGTATAGTCAACCTCTCATCCTGATGGGAAAAGGCATTATTTAAGTCAATTAAGTAGGGACTATTGAATATCTGAAAAACAAGTTAAATACGAGTTCACCCTGTTCGGGGATATAAATagcaggtccacagacaacggaCAAACTGCCACATCATCCTCTGCAACAGCCAGATGAAAGCTCTAAATCTAGGGATGACAATAGCTCAGTATCACTAAAATACTGCAGACCAAACCCAAGAGAAACCTCCAATGCCAACACCTGAATAGAAGTCATTACTGATAATGCAGCATACTGTCTCAAAGCCAGAGCAAGTTACATTGACACAATGCCACACAAAACCTAACTAGGCTATAGCATTCATTAAATCCAATGTTAAGTACCAGACTAGCAACTAGCAGTTTTTCCCCAGCACATTGGAACAGGTGGTACAGTAGACTAACAGGACAGCCAAAGCCTTTATGTTAATGTATTTCGTCTTAAATGTACACTGTcaacagtatagttcagtattcACTACAAAGGAAGTATTCCAGTACTCACTGGAGGTAGAGCTGGTGTGGGCCTGGGAAGcagcggtggtgtgtgtgtccgtgtcatGGCTGCTCCAGGGGCGCTCCCAGCCGGACAGGCTAAGGGACTGGAGGCCCAGGCCCAGGTCGTTGACATCTGGCAGGCCTCTGGAGGCGCCCTCGTGGAGAGAGCTTCCGCTGCCACTGCTACTGGGGAAGAGCATCCTGCTGCCCACTGCAGCCAGCTCCGATTCCTGCAGGTCTGTGGACGAACGAGGAGAGATAAGCTAATAAACAGTTAAGCACCCTGCATCTGCCCGAGGGAAGAGGACATGAGAAGGGAGGGGGTGTCGAGTGAAATGGCTTCGCTTTCCCAAAAACAAAATCTTACTGATAGAAATGAAGTCAGACTGTAGCAACCCTTCCCTGCATGTTGATCAGGTGAACCTGCTGCGACTGTGCCCGTTGCATGCATTTCCATCTGAATCACTGACCGACTTAGAATGTGACCAGACTGCTGATTCACTCGCACCCCCCTGCTAATGACATCAGCTCCACCGCCACACCCCCTTCCGTTTCCTCTAACTGGGTAATGAAAAATTCCTGTTGGAGATATTCTCAGACTCCCCCGGCACAGCGTCTGTCAGCGATGGCGGTGGCAGCCAGCCGCTGCTGCTGCAACAGTAGCTCTAGCCTAGTTTCCTGAGTGAGCTGGCAGAGAGAGATgcagcagacagaggagagagtcatGAGCAGAGAGAAGGTGGGGGaccggcagagagagaggggtgtggtaGTATTCTAGCTGCAGGGTAGGAGGGGGCACTGAGAGCAGAAATCCCTGGTGTATTGAGCTGGCTGGCTCACCCTCCCAGATTTGCCAgtgtcacagacacacagaagctATAGTTGCAGCAGCTGCCTGATCAGAAGTAGGAGGACGGAGTGATTTGCACTGCCAGCTTGCCCCATTGCACTTCAGGGCTGGACAGCCTCCAACTGCTATCTACAGTCCTGATTCAGCAACTCAAGGCAGAGGATTAGGGTGGTGGTTGGGTAGAGGAGGATAGGTCATCATTGAAGCTTTGTTTCTAGCTGGATTAACATTGCCAGATTTAAATGCGTCATTCACACCCAATCTCAAGGAGGGATGATTGTTGTAATTTTTGTAAAATGTGAGTCATAATCAACATTGTTTTTTATGCTGAAACATAATGATTTACAATCATACTAGCCTATGATAAAATTTAAATATGCCCCAAGTCTGGTTACACAGTTGTATGGAAGGTTCATAAGGGATGACAAGTTGGTGGTCAAAAACCATTGGTGCCAACTGAGTTGAAGCCATACAAATAAAAGTGTAAGACGTtttgcagcctggtctcagactagacgtaacatagtaaatgtaaatcctgaTTGCAAAGAATATTATGTCACGTTTGGTAGTTAGATAAAACCGATCTAATTTaaggtggttggtcggggtgggcGTTTAacatgaacgtctagcaacccaagtTGCGAGTGAATCTCactgacaactttagcattttagcaattTGCAAcgtcaactacttactacttatcatgttagctaaccctttcacTAACACTAAAATGATCTTAGATAATTCTTTAACATAACTCATAACATATAATCCGAAAGATGTGATGACGAAAAGTaatatactaaatggagtgtctcggatttacacaGAAAaccaaatgctctgagaccagggtgCATTTTGCATTTCTTATTTTAAGAACTTTGAGCATAACAATATTACAAGTTATACTCCAATTATCTTTTCAATTCATTAGAAACTACAAAGTGGACAAGCTGGGTGGCCTAGTGCAtgactgaatttaaaataaatatatcagGTTAAATACAGAGTAGAATTGCAGTGTCTGAGAGTCTTGGCAAAGACCTCAAGCTCTGGAAAGCTTAGCCTACAAGTGCTGCAATGCTGCAGCATGAATCAGCTGTTCCCACAATTATGACAAAGAGCTGTGTAGACTTCAAAAAGCCATTAAAAAAGGGAAATTGTATGTTTAGTATGCTAATAGTTTCCCCTTTACTGCCATTGATTACAAGCATAACGATGTGTCATTCCAAAGTACACGTGCAGCGAGAAAGTTTACCGGTCAGGAGCATGTCTAGCTTTCCCTTGTGCCGGACGTGGTGCACACACCAGTAAAATCCAGAGAGTTGCCCAGCATGGTGTTCATTCTACGATATATGTCCGCGTTACTGCAAGTGGACAAGGCCGCAGATTCTGGTGCCCAATTGTCATGGGGTCGAAGTTCGTCTCTCTAGAAATGAGAACAAACTTGTTAAAAGATCAGTTGGATGTAATTCAAGTAATGTATGTTAACATTTGAAGTTAAAATATATGGCTTCGTAGGCTACATCGATCACCCTGGATAATACATATTCTAGGTTCATTTTTCAGGCTTAAAAGTCACGAAATGGCTTTTTGTCCATTTTACATAGATTTAGGCCTAAACCTATTAGGCTAGCAGCAGCAGATTATTTTTAATTGTAGCCTAGCCTATATGCTTTCATGTGCTACTGTTGTTTGAAAGACAAAAACCATTGAGCGAAATACAACTACTCGTTGGTGTTTTTCTTACCAATGAAAACGCCATGGTAGGAAATATCTAACAGAAATGTTTCAAACAACCGCCACTCACGTCGAGGGTCATACTTATGAATGTAGTCAGTAGACAATTATCCACATTGATTAGGAAAACGATGC
This window contains:
- the LOC112076671 gene encoding cytoplasmic polyadenylation element-binding protein 1, yielding MAFSLRDELRPHDNWAPESAALSTCSNADIYRRMNTMLGNSLDFTDLQESELAAVGSRMLFPSSSGSGSSLHEGASRGLPDVNDLGLGLQSLSLSGWERPWSSHDTDTHTTAASQAHTSSTSMLDMLGSPLGQILGKPLGYNPPSEPMGTAAEFLEKFPGMARMTSRLDSRSFLDSRSSSPVDSETSGFSSGSDHLSDLL